The following DNA comes from Hordeum vulgare subsp. vulgare chromosome 3H, MorexV3_pseudomolecules_assembly, whole genome shotgun sequence.
GTCAACTCTTTTTGACCGAACACTCATCGGAAAAACATTTCAAGCGTTTGAGGAAGATATATGGGGTCTGGTTGTAGATGCTTTAACCATGCATTGCTTAGCCTGATGGAAACGTTTACAGCCGGTGCGCTACGCTGCTGCCGCCCGCATCGTCGATGCCTGCCCACGTCAACCACCCGCATCGCCGGTGCCAGCCTCCGTCGGCCGCCAGATCCGCCGGTTCCAGCCTCCGCCTCTCGTCCTTGTTGCCTGCTGCCATGGCCAGGCTCGCGCGTATACAAGTGTTGCAACCGTCATCTAAAAAAAGCTTCAAACGTTgttgaaaaaagcttcaaccatagaTAGGAAAGCTGCAACCGTAGTTGCATTTTGCTACTACCGGCTAACATTTTGCTACATTCATCAAGGTGGACCTACGACCTAGCGAAGTCTGTGatgattttttgctgcaaccgtagtTGCATTTTGTTATTACCGGCGAacttttttgctacatccatcaagACGGTGTTGCGACAtcgcgacgaggacgacgatcaTTTCGTTGCAACAAGATTTTTGCTCCATCCGTGACTGATATTTGCTACATAGCTGCTTGTTTTTGCTACCATCAACGATTTTCGCTGCATGGCTCGATCTGATAGTCAATAGAGTTCGATCTCACGGCTCATGCGCGACCGGTCGGAAGTATCGACCGGCGCACCGACGCAGATCAGTGCCCTAGCCTGATTATCAGAGCTAAATACAACACATCAAGCGAGCACCACGATCTCGTATCTTGATTAGTTTTTTTTGGGTGTTTTGTTTCAAATAACTATAAATATTGGAAAATAACACCATGCTAAAAAGTATATTATTATTTGGTGTAATTTAAAGCTTGAAAGTTTCAGAAATATCTGAAATATATGAACGTAGGGAACTCAATGGATTAGATACATATGAAAAACCATACAATAAAACTATGAAAATTTGTGTTTCGCACAATAAGAAAAAGTAGCAATTGTTTGTGAGGGCCTGAAATAGTATGTTTATTTCTTGTCAGTACTTTTTACTTTTTTGCGAGTCGTAATCTAAAAACACTCTCTACATCTAAGacttttttctgaaatattttgtgaAAATCATGAAGCTCAAACCCCAATCCAAAACGGGTCATGGGTTAAATTTATGCCGGtttcaagaaaaaaaatctttcatACATAACATGAGCAATTTCACAGTTCAAAAATCATCTTCGACCAAACAcaccatagtccattgttcaaaaCCGACATTTTCCACAAGAAAAATGATTTATAATATTGAAATCTAAGAGAGAAGAGTATACTAGTGTATATTATGTCATCGGTACTatcatactcccttcgtttctaaatataatctTTTAAAGATTCTATAATATAAACTACATATAAATGTATATAGATCTATTTTAGgatgtagattcatttattttattttatatgtaaTTCGTATTAAATTTGGAAAAcggtttatatttaggaacggagggagtaacaaatAAAGTTGATGGAACCAATATAGAACATCCCATGAGAAATTCAGAATTGGTCCAATGGATTACAAAACAAGTCACAATTGCTCACATAAGAATTAACCTCTCAATCCTCTTGAAAAATAATGAAAATTATTATGCTAGTTATTTCACTATTCGTGTAtcttagttttttttttttgagaaacatATTCGTATATCTTAGTTTGTGCAAATAATTACTCTCGTGCTCCATCCATTTTAGGCTGGCAGGCCCGCTTGAGTTGCCAACTTCTTAACTTGTAGGCCCATTAAATAAATCTTCCAAAAAACCCCCCCTCTGAATTTCGAAACACACAAAGAGAGACGCCGCACTCACTGTCTCTGCACACCAGGTCCCTCCCTCCACTCCAGCCGAGAAATcgccgccgcagccgccgccCACCGGAGCCGGAGATGAAGAAGATCTTCGGCGCCAAGAAGAGCAAGGACGCCATCCAGGACGCCACCAGCCAAgtcagcctcccctccctccctccctccctcctcccccgATTCGTCTCCCCATTCCCACGCCCGAAACCCAACGCCGCTCCGATCTGACCGGCGCAGATAAACAAGCGGGGGGAGAGCGTGGACGAGAAGATCAAGGCGATGGACGAGGAGCTGGAGCGGTACAAGGAGCAGATCCGCAAGGCCCGCCCGGGCCCCTCGCAGGAGGCCATCAAGGCCCGCGCCCTCAGGCTCCTCAAGCACAGGCGCTTGTACGAGGAGCAGCGCAACATGCTCAAGGACGCGAAGCAGGCCGTACGACCCGCCCTTGGCCTCCTCGTGTACACTGATTGCTGTAGTTCAGTTCAGTTCAGCTCATCTGCAGTCCGGTTGCTGATTTTTCTTGTCTGTTCAGATGAGCGCGATGAAGGCCGCCAACAAGGAGATGAGCTCAAGGGGGTGATGAAGAACACCGTCAAGATCGAGGGCATCATTCTAGGTTTTGCTCCTCCCCATTTTTAGCTTTGCTGTCGCTGCTGCCGAATTCGTACTGCCGTCTATGGCCTGTCAGGTTTTGTTTTGCTGCAGTTTGAGCATTTCAGTGCCGTGGGGGATTCGTAGGATGCATCCCCTCTAAAAGTTAGCGTCAAAGGCTCTAAAGCGTGCTACCATAGCTGTAACAATTCACCTGCAAATTCTCAGTGAAAATATGTAGTGTGAAATGGAAACTCTAAGCAGAGCACACCAACAACCACTGTTAATTTCCCCATGAACACATTATCTGACCACGAACCATCTATTTCATTATGTGATGCAGGAGGATGAGCTCGGACTGCCACCGACACCTCGAGCATCGCTCCCTAGTTAGAACCTGCAAGTAATTTTTATGTGCCGTTGTTCTCAACTGTTACTGTGATGTGAGGAGTCTTTGTGTTTGTGACTTGAGCGATCCGTGTGAGATGTTTATATCGGTGGCACCTTCTTACGGTTAATCTGTGCGTGCAACGTAGCTAGTATCCTGCTCTGTTGTGCTCCATCGCGGTCACACGGGGATTATGAATTTGCGACGGTCTGAATCCCCGTGCATAGCATTTGTTCTTTCCTGATGGCCGTTCCGTTTTACGGTAGCGAACTACTCTCATCACAGTTAGCTGTCAGTGCACATCATCATACACCAGTACGTAGGTTACAATAGAGAGAATACAAGTTGCTGAAAAACTGGAGATAGAAACATACTGTAGGTCAGAAGGAGACATCTCTTTTACTTATCCTGTGCACATTTTCCCCCTATTTGTAACAAATAATGGAGGCAAGATAAGTATGAGTCCTGGGGTGGCAGAAATATCTTTGCAATGGTACAAAATTTTGGTCCCGTGGGAGGACTCACTCATTGAGGTGGACAGCCAATGGGAGGAGAGCACATGGCCCCACTGTTATCCAGACAGGACGCACTCAACGCAGTATATAAGCAGGCACTGCCGAGCCTGATCGTCAGAGCTAACTACAGCAAAGCAAGGGAGCACCACAACCTCGTATTCAGATTTCTTGATAGACAGGATCAGATTAACACCAGAAGATGATGCAGGCCGCCGTTGCTTTGTCGGCCGTGCTGCCCGTCGCCCTAAGGTgcaggccggcggcgaggaggagcagcagcgcCACCGTTGCCGGCGGCAGAAGGATTGTGGGTGGCGGTGGCGTCCGtgcgtcggccgcggcggcgccgGAGGCGGACTACAGCTCCAATGTCTCGTACGttttctctccctcctccttggtcAGTCACTGGTTGAGCTTGAGCCGAGCCGATCATCATCTATGTCATCTGGTGGTTGCCATATCGTCCGGCCAATGCGGGGCGCAGGGTGTTCCCCATGGAGGCCTGCGACCTGGTCGGCGGCGAGGCGTGCGACGCGCAGATGTACCCGGAGACGAAGCTCGGCGgcggcgctgctgctgctgccgtcgCGAGGGCGCCGGAGGTGGAGAGGGAGTACCTGGCCTACGACGAGCCAAAAACGTACGTAATCCTTGATGCGTACACAATTTTGTTAGCTGTATCGTAGCACCTGTCAATGTCATTAACTGGAAACTGTGTATATGGAactatggatggatggatggatgcaggGTGTTCCCGGACGAGGCGTGCGACGATCTTGGCGGTGAGTTCTGCGAGGCGCCATACCAAACCAGCAAGTAGCTGCTAGTAGCAGGAGTATTATCCATGAAGTTACACTTGTTCTTAGCAGGGATCGATCGATGTACATCATGGGAAGCATAAGCAAAAACATGCTGCTACGCCGTCTGTACTGTATTGTACATAAACGAAATGGAGTCATTACTTTGTCGTCGGATTAGTTTGTGTTCGTCTAAAATTCTTAATCCCTCTGTTCAATTGAACTTAAAGAAACCAAGACTAATGGAGTACTAGATAATTGTCCATGCTCTGAGGGGGCATAAATATTCTAGTAATATGATTTACCCGTTCAAACTAAGTTTTTTTAGAGAGGTATAAACACTTGTTTGGCAAGTACTTATTCGctcgtatcaaatgaagaataatATACATCGtataaaagaaaacagaattttATTTATAGAAAACCGGTAAAAAAAATAGAGGTGAGACAGTTAAGGTTGTTTTAGAAAAAAAGAAGATCAAAAttccttacagaaaaaaaaaagagagaagagataaTAATCCCGATCGATCGAGTCCGTATCCGATCCCAACCACGATCGATTCTACCTACAAATATGCTGGCGATCGATCATCGATCCTGCCCAGCAAAGcaaatcaatcaatcaatcaagGAAAAGTGCAAAACCTACGTACGATACGAAGCAATTCAGATCAACCCTGACCTGCAGCAAGCAATCCAACTAGCGCGCGACCGACGATGGCGGCCGACTTCGACCTCGACGACGTGATCCGGCGGCTGCTGGACGCGGAGGCGCCCCTCAGCTCGCCGTCGGCCGCCCCGCCGCTGACGCGCGAGGAGATCCTTCACCTCTGCGCGGCCGCCAAGGAGCTCCTCCTCTCGCAGCCGACGCTGCTCGAGCTCTCGGCCCCCATCAACATCTGCGGCGACATCCACGGCCAGTACCCCGACCTCCTCCGCCTCTTCCGCGAGGTCGGCCCCCCCTCCGCCGCCAACCGCTACCTCTTCCTCGGCGACTACGTCGACCGGGGGAATCAGAGCATCGAGACCATCTGCCTCCTCCTCGCCTACAAGCTCAAGTGCCCCGAcggcttcttcctcctccgcggcAACCACGAGTGCGCCGGCGTCAACAAGCAGTACGGCTTCTACTCCGAGTGCGCGGCCCGCGCCCGCCGCATGGTCGGGCTCTGGGACGAGCTCAACGCCGTCTTCGCCTGCCTCCCGCTGGCCGCGCTCGTCGGCTGCGCGGGCGGCCGGGGTAGTCGTAACGacatgaataagaagaagaaggagatgaagaagatctTGTGCGTGCACGGCGGGCTCTCGCCGGAGCTGGAGAGCCCGGACCAGATCCGCGAGATCGAGCGCCCGCTGGCCGACGTACCCGAGCACGGGCTCGTGTGCGACCTGCTGTGGTCGGACCCCGCCGCGGACGGCGACGAGTGGGGGTGGGGGGACCCGCGCAGGAGCACGTCCTTCACCTTCGGCGCCGACGTGGTGGAGGAGTTCTGCGAGAGGCACGGGCTGGCCATGGTGTGCAGGGCGCACGAGATGAAGGATGCCGGCTACGACCGAGGGTTCGCCGACGGGAAGCTTGTGACCGTGTTCTCCGCGCCCAACTACTGTGGCAAGTGCGGCAACGACGGCGCGGTCATGATGGTCGCCGGTGACCTCGCCTGCTCCTTCCGCGTCTTCCACCCTGTTGGTACCGCCactcctcctccggctcccatTTTTCTTTAGTCAAAACATAGAAGTAGTATATTTTCATGTTAGTTTCAGACGCGTCGCCATGTACTGTAATCTGCAGTCCTCGTTTCTTCGTCTTATAAGGAGTGAATTTCAGTTTTCGAGGGTGATCCATATCACGATTTTCCTCGCATTTCTTCCATGGCTCCTTTTTAGTGGGAATCATTTTTTCCATGCCTGAACAACCAGACTCATCCCAGTTCTTTTCGCCACGTGATTCTTCAGAATCTGATTCTGACAAGCTGCTCACAGAGTCAGctgtttagtttttttttttgtGAGATTTTGACATGTGATTGTTGTATGACTTCTGAGCTGAAATGTGTATGATGCACCTCAGTTAATACTGAATTGCTAACATTTGTGTGCTGAAATGGCAAATTGTAGTGGCACTCAACACTATGCGTTAATAACCCGGAGTATTCTGGAGCAGACTATAGCTAGCACTTTCTCATCATGTACAAATACTTCATGTAGCACATACACGGAACAAGAGATGCGGCAAGAGGGGAGATAACAAGTACGCCCTTTATATCACAATACTTGTTGTTTGAAAGAACTAGTTTAGTTCTTTTTAACCAcacatatttagaaacagagggagtagcacATACATAAATTAAAGCATGATGTGTTAAATCAACTCCAACGGATCGATCCATTTTACCCACGCATATTCATTTGGATTGAAGCGGACAAGAACGTTGGTCCAATGTGCCGATCCAAACTTAAAATGCACCCGCAAGACGTTTAAGGCGATGCATTTCAGGCTTAAATTTGGACCGGGTTTGCATCGATGCAAACACAAAACCAACGCGTTGTGCGTCCCCTCGTGATCCCACATGTCGCCCTTGGTCAGAGTTGCGACGACGTCGCGCcgtgcggcggcgggggaggggggagggctgcgAAGACACCGTGGCgtggggtgggtgggtgggtgggtgggggggGGTCGGCGTTGCGAGGACGCCGTGGCGTGCGgtgggaggggggagggaggTGCGCGGTGGAGAAGGAAGCGGAGGGATGCGCGATGCATACCGACGGTACAAAGCTCAAAAGACATAAAGATAGATGATACAAAGATCAAAGGACATAAAATAGCCGCCCATCAGGCAGACATGCATGGGCATATGCCTCACATATATAGTGTGGTTTTTTCAGTATAGCAAATCACCGTCCTGTATATAGTTCAACAATGATGTAGAATATCACAAATGCCCAATTGTGCTCTCTATTCTTTCATGGCCCCCCCTTGCTATTTACCGACAGAAAGAACAATAACAATGCTTGGTCTACAAAGTGCGCTAATGAATTCTTTGCAGACACACGACTGTCCAAACGCAAGTTACAAAGACCAATTCTACCGACGAGATCCTCCGGAGTCCCTGTGTGACCTGCGTGCATGTATGCGTATGATGATCGTAGATCTGAAGCACCAACGACTGCCCGTAATCAAGAGAGCATTGTAATTAACAGCAGTTTTCCATCATGCCACTACAAGGGATCTGGTATATTGTGACGAGCTACTATCATCATGCAATATCCAAAAACGTCATGGAAAACCTCGTTGTGTCGTTTTTTGAGCGTCACGAGCATCGTCACAGAATCACCGTCACAGATTCCTCCTAGTGACCCGGCGCGCGAAAGACTGTCACGGAATATGGGACCTTCAGTGACGGTGCAGATGGTGTATCGTCACTGGCATAACACCTAGGAGTCCATCCCATGGCCCTAAAACTTCACCGATTAGCGTCACCGAAGGTGGATGACGTCATCTTTGATGTCATGTAATTTTATTAGAATTTATTCTCTAAAAataatttatttttcatttttttgttttccctttttttaaataaatatttaTTTTGGAAATACTTTTGCCAATTACATtttcattaaaaaatattttttccagatATTTTCACGTATTATTGTGTAGAATTATTTTGTGACTGTAATATtaatttttatttaattttatatCATATTATTCTGGTAACACTTTGAAATTTATTTTACTataaattttgaattaaaattcaATTTCAATACATACAACAATATATACTCGACTgccaaataaaaatatatatttaacaCAACCAAATATCATCGTACATTCAAAGAAAATGACAATAAATAACTTGCAATGTGAAATTAACATAATTAAAGAAAGACAAACTATGTATGTTCTAGTTATCACCACCACGTAATGAAACTAACATAACTAAAGAAAAGCAAAATATGTATTTTCTAGATACCACCACCACATAATGATGGCCTTCATGAACCATTAGGTATGTTGCTTAgttttgtgttgcatgtttccgtAGGAGGAAACTGATAAGGTTGTTTGTTTCCTCTTGCTTCTTTTCATaggatttcatcttctcttcttggcTCTTCTTCAAAGCTTCCATTTCTTGTTGTTGCTTATTTTGCATCTCTTCAAGTGCGGACTCTTGCGCTTTAACTCTTTCGGTCAATTGTCGCTGATACATCTCATGTGCCTCAATTGCATCTCTCTTCTGTTGTTCGACTCTTTCTTCTAGCTCTCGAACACGTTCTGTGGAAGCGGAGGTCCTAGACCTCCCAGATCTTGATTGGTACCCCATAGTGGAAAGAAAGGTGCTTGAGGAGCTATGCTCCTTTAGAACACCAGCCACAATCTGTGTATCAGATACTGGCTGCTCATCTTCTGGCTGTGCTTCACTCTTTCTATTTAGCATGGCAGTCTGTATAAGAATGTATTCTTGAAAGGTTAGATTATACACTTAGAAAAGCATAGATAAGAACCGTAAACACCTATAAAACTGAGATACATGTATGTGTGATATGAAGTATGGTTTCCTAAATAAAGTAATCTAAAACTTGCGAGTAtctgctcccgagctcatttgagctcgggtgaacagtaaaatcggaaaaaattcaaaacatgttcaaaaaattctgaactttttttgagaccaactttgacaaaagttctaagtgcatgcaaaaatttggcatgaactAACATTTCTACAAGGCGTGGCAAAATAAACAAAGTGGATGCTCTGAAAATGCGCATTTTCAGAGCATCTATGTTGATTATTTTGCCACGCCTTGTCGAAATGTTagttcatgccaaatttttgcatgcacttaaaacttttgtcaaagttcgtctaaaaaaattcagaatattttaaacattttttgaatttttttagattttactgttcacccgagctcaaatgagctcgggagcagaaAGGCACTTTCGAACATATGAGGGAGACTTTTTATCTAAAGTATAGCCAGCAGCAGCCAACAGCAGAATAAGCAATGGTATAGGAAGGCAGCATCACAACAACAATATAAGTAGACGCCAACAGCAAAACAGTGAGACAACACCAACATGTATTCAAGTCATtgagaaaagagaaagaaaactcaCATAAGCGTTAAGTGCAGCCGGACTCATACTTCCAGTCTTTCTTTTCGTATGGGTTTCTTTGAAAAATTCAATTGGACTAGGGTCCTCATTGTTGTACTTGTCTTTTTTCTACAAGTGTCCCAAAGAATCATTATTCCGTACATGAAGTCATGTTCACTACAAGAGATCTGATATACTATGACGAAAAAGCTCGTGACAGTGACTCGTAACGTCACCGAATATGATAATGTGTGACGCTACGCACCTAGCATCACATAATCCGCCAAATCCATGACGGCCACATAATCACCGTCACTCATTACCATATTTTGTGACAGTGTTGGTAGTTTCCATGACAGACATGGCTGGGTCACAGAAGAATTCAAATCAGTGATGCTAGTATATTGTCACGTATTGTCTACTCATAAGAtatgaggaggtgggacccacatgtcaaaAAAGAAACACATTTTAAAAATATATCATAAAAATTGTAAATCCGCTTTGTCAGTAATTTACCATTTTATTTCTTCAAATACTCAACGGGATAAAAGACACCTCGTCACGGATAAAAATTTGCGCACACGCAAAAATTGAACCAAAGACCTTGCACCGAGGCCTTACCAGTTGGCAAGCAAGTTCTCAATGACAATTTGTACGCATAATATTATTTGTTAATACGGAGCACCGATATGTATAAATTATGCGTATCGCCGTCCTGTACGTCATCGATACGCCGATACGGCTGATACGACCGTGTAACAGGTATAGCCGGAGTatcatgtttttttatttttagaaaaGGTAAAAAATACCGATACGTGCTGTTCATTGTCCATGATACGGCAGCCCAGTACAAGCCCAATACTAACCCTAACTCGCGTATTCCTTTCACTCTATTCACTTCACACGCGCACGGCAGGGAATAGGCGCTCAAgcgagccgccgccggcgcctggactcgcctcgccgccgtcgccggcgCCGCCATCGTCGTCGCCCGAGGCGAGTCCAGCCGACGGCGGCGTTTCACTCTGTTCGCTTCACACGCGCACGGCAGGGGATAGGCGCTCAAGCGAGCTGCCGGCAGCGCCTGGACTCGCCGCTGCTGCTGTCGCCGCCGTTGCCGCCGCCGACAGTGTGGActagccgccgccgctgccgccgccagCTGGACTCGCCTCCGACTGTACTAGCCTCGCCGCCGCAGCAGCCGGCTGGACTAGCCTCGCCGCCGCAGCCAGCTTGAGTCGCTCGCCATCTGGAGAGGTCGCCTCCGCGAATTGGTTCGCTGCCCTGTCAACTCCCAACCCGTCGAATCGACTGAACTCCGTCGTCGTTGCCGGTCATCACTCGCCTGCAAGTAAGTTCATCTGGCGAATTCTGCTCCTCTTTAGTTGATCTATCCATTCATCTTTTTGTCTTCAATCATTAGTGCTGAAGTAGGTTGACATCGTAGTTGATTCAGCAGGTTGGTTCCTTGTAGTTGTAGATTACTATTCAGTAGGTTGTAGAGAACACGTGAAGAATTGTGCCAAAATGCTAACCTCCTTAAGCCTTCTCTTTAGCCAATAAAATTCTTCAGTAATGAGGCTCCTCAAAGTACAAGTAGCCAGCCTGCATATAGTATGTATAGAAGCCAGCCTGCATATAGTATGGATTTGTTTTAACGAACTGAATTTCTATAGATGTGCAGTCTCTGTTTAAAGTAGCTCATGTGCAGCCGAGCCGTGATCCCTCCTGCTGCTTCTTCTTGACAGGCTTTTGCTGCTAATTCTGCCCATTATTTATGTATTTTCGGGTGAAGCAGTTGATAAGTCCTATACTGTTTAGTATTTTGGGGGTTACAATCCCATtagaccattattaacatttatgtAGTATTTTTGGGGTCACTGAGAACGATAGTTGGGGTCCTACGATCACCTGTTCATGTCGTGATACAACACGGACCAATCATTCTTATTGGTGCGGTTCAGACCAAATTTGCAATACTAGTGGTCAGTTTGGTATAACAGATCGTCGTATTAAGAGACAGAGAATGATTTCTACATGCATTTATCCTTTTTTTTACTGTATTAACCGTCGCACTCTGCATGTATTTAAGTTGCAAAATTTGGTTGGATAGTCTGCATGCAGTGATTATCTCTATAGCTTCTGGGACTTCGTAATGTTGGAATCAAATTATAGTTTGGAGATTAAAGTTTGGTGAGATGTTTAACATGTACTAAAAAAGTATTATGCTTGCTAGACTTCATGGTAAATAATAGTTTCATGTACATATTGAAAATGTATTGCTCAACGTCTTTAGTTTTCAGTTTTTACGAATGTAGGAAATACAAGCAATATTGTATTGTTTACGAAAAGTAAATATTTTTCATATGGCACATGTGTGCTAGTTATAGTATAAGCATATTTTTCTCATGGGTAAATTGATTTTTTGAAGGACAATGGATCGAAGCTGGATACACGGAACTCGTTTCACAACATCGTACTTGAAAGGTGTTGAGGAGTTTATGGATATTGTTCGCCAAAATTTCCCTGAAAATCAAGACGTACTATGCCCATGCCGAAACTGCCTGAATCTGCAACTTCAGAGCCAGTCAGTTGTTGAGGAGCACGTACAGTGCACTGGTATGTCTGACACATATACGAGGTGGATCTTTCATGGTGAATCATTGAGTGATGATGAAGGGGGTGAGATGGAGGATGTTGCATACACGTCTGATGACGATGACTTTAATGAAGACAACCGAGATGATGTTTCGTATATGGTAGATGATTTAGCTAGGTCTGGAAGGCGAGGCGAGGATCAGCCAAACCTCTATTGCAAGCTAATGGAGGAAGCCAAGAAAGAACTGTACGAAGGATGCAACGAGTTCACACGACTATCCTTTATCATTAAGCTCCTCCATGTTAAGTCATACAACCAGGTCACAAACAGAGGATTCAGTATGTTTCTTGAGTTGTTCAGCGCGGCGTTTCCACATGCTGATATACCGAAGTCATATGAAGCAGCTAAGAGTGTTCTTCGTGAAGTTGGGCTTGGTTACGAGACTATTCATGTATGCAAGTTTGATTgtgcactgttttgggggaaCTATGCCAACAACACACATTGTCCTGAGTGCGGGACATCAAGATGGAAAGACGCGGAGGGAAGGAAAAAGATACCCCACAAGGTTCTTAGGTACTTTCCTATAATCCCTAGGCTTCAAAGATTTTTTCTGTCAAAGGAACAGTCGGCAGATGCTAGGTGGCATAAGGAGAAGAGGGTCGCCGAGAAAGGTGTTATGAGACACCCAGTTGATGGTGAAGCATGGAAGCACTTTGACAGAGAGCATGGTTGGTTTGCTAAAGATGCTCGTAACTTTAGGCTTGGCATTGCCACGGATGGATTCAACCCCTTTGGAAACATGAGCAACTCATATAGTATGTGGCCAGTTTTTGTCATCCCGTACAACTTCCCGCCGTGGATGTGCATGGACCAATCCAATTTCATGATGTCTTTGCTTATTCCTGGAAAAAAAGCACCAGGAAAGGAGTTCCATGTATTTATGCAGCCATTGATAGCAGATATGATGAAGCTTTGGGGAACCGGTGTGGAAACGTATGATGCATTGATTGATGATACATTTACTTTGCATGCTGCGTTCTTGTGGTCTATTCATGATTACCCTGGACTAGCCACTCTATCAGGCCGTAGCACTAGAGGCTATTATGCATGTGTGCACTGTGATGAGAACCCTTGCTCCGAGGCTCTGGAAAAAAAGATTGGGTATGTTGGGCATCGCAGATTTCTTCCCACCAATCAACGTTTTAGGAGAAGCAAGGATTTCAACGGGTCGGTTGAGAAACGAGAGAAACCTCGTA
Coding sequences within:
- the LOC123442734 gene encoding vacuolar protein sorting-associated protein 60.1-like, whose product is MKKIFGAKKSKDAIQDATSQINKRGESVDEKIKAMDEELERYKEQIRKARPGPSQEAIKARALRLLKHRRLYEEQRNMLKDAKQAMSAMKAANKEMSSRG
- the LOC123442733 gene encoding light-regulated protein, chloroplastic; translation: MMQAAVALSAVLPVALRCRPAARRSSSATVAGGRRIVGGGGVRASAAAAPEADYSSNVSVFPMEACDLVGGEACDAQMYPETKLGGGAAAAAVARAPEVEREYLAYDEPKTVFPDEACDDLGGEFCEAPYQTSK
- the LOC123442731 gene encoding serine/threonine-protein phosphatase alpha-3 isoform-like, which produces MAADFDLDDVIRRLLDAEAPLSSPSAAPPLTREEILHLCAAAKELLLSQPTLLELSAPINICGDIHGQYPDLLRLFREVGPPSAANRYLFLGDYVDRGNQSIETICLLLAYKLKCPDGFFLLRGNHECAGVNKQYGFYSECAARARRMVGLWDELNAVFACLPLAALVGCAGGRGSRNDMNKKKKEMKKILCVHGGLSPELESPDQIREIERPLADVPEHGLVCDLLWSDPAADGDEWGWGDPRRSTSFTFGADVVEEFCERHGLAMVCRAHEMKDAGYDRGFADGKLVTVFSAPNYCGKCGNDGAVMMVAGDLACSFRVFHPVGTATPPPAPIFL